One Candidatus Binataceae bacterium DNA segment encodes these proteins:
- the selA gene encoding L-seryl-tRNA(Sec) selenium transferase gives MSSQSKKRSEPARDERGAVLRAIPPIDECLRAVESLPGFDHFNRRYLKMLVRHAQDGMRAAITAGRHDIPAERKAMLEVIAQAVEHEASANEPALIPLVNATGVVLHTNLGRALLAESAIDAVAAAARSAVNLEFDLEHGGRGDRDDLVERELLELTGAEAATIVNNNAAAVLLALNTLAEGREAIVSRGELIEIGGAFRIPDVMTKSGARLREVGTTNRTHPSDYASAIGPDTGLILKVHPSNYRIVGFTSEVELAELVEIGRERGIPVMEDLGSGALVDLSEYGLPKEPIVAERIAAGADVVTFSGDKLLGGPQAGLIVGKRELIEKIKRNPLKRALRCDKMTLAALAATLRLYLRSNDLAAELPTLRLLSRTAGAIKSAAVRGRDIVAERLGAEYIVEVVASEAEVGSGALPVKPLESSAIRVTHPKKSPEQIAAMFRRARVIGRITGDAFHLDMRTVEDPAALAVTF, from the coding sequence TTGTCTTCGCAATCGAAAAAACGATCTGAGCCCGCGCGCGATGAGCGCGGCGCCGTGCTGCGCGCGATTCCGCCCATCGACGAATGCCTGCGCGCGGTAGAGAGCCTGCCAGGCTTCGATCATTTCAATCGCCGCTACCTCAAGATGCTGGTGCGGCACGCGCAGGACGGGATGCGCGCGGCGATCACCGCGGGACGGCACGATATACCTGCGGAGCGCAAGGCAATGCTCGAAGTCATCGCGCAGGCCGTCGAGCACGAAGCATCGGCCAACGAGCCCGCGCTGATTCCGCTCGTCAATGCGACCGGCGTAGTGCTGCATACGAATCTCGGCCGCGCGCTCCTGGCCGAATCGGCGATCGATGCGGTCGCGGCGGCCGCGCGCTCGGCGGTCAATCTGGAATTCGACCTCGAACATGGAGGGCGCGGCGATCGCGACGACCTCGTGGAACGCGAGCTGCTCGAGCTGACCGGCGCCGAAGCGGCGACGATCGTCAACAACAATGCCGCCGCCGTGCTGCTCGCGCTCAACACGCTCGCCGAAGGCCGCGAGGCTATCGTGTCGCGCGGCGAGCTGATCGAAATCGGCGGCGCGTTTCGGATTCCCGACGTGATGACCAAGAGCGGCGCGCGCCTGCGCGAAGTCGGCACCACCAATCGCACCCATCCCAGCGATTACGCGAGCGCGATCGGTCCCGACACCGGGCTCATCCTGAAGGTGCATCCGTCGAACTATCGAATCGTGGGCTTCACCAGCGAGGTCGAGCTGGCGGAGCTGGTCGAGATCGGACGCGAGCGCGGGATCCCGGTCATGGAAGATCTCGGCTCGGGCGCGCTGGTCGATCTCAGCGAATATGGTTTGCCGAAGGAGCCGATCGTCGCCGAGCGGATTGCGGCCGGCGCCGACGTCGTCACGTTCTCGGGCGACAAGCTGCTCGGCGGTCCGCAGGCGGGCCTGATCGTCGGCAAGCGCGAGCTGATCGAAAAAATCAAGCGCAACCCGCTGAAGCGCGCGCTGCGCTGCGACAAGATGACGCTGGCCGCGCTCGCGGCAACGTTGCGGCTTTATCTGCGCTCGAACGATCTCGCCGCCGAGCTTCCGACGCTGCGTCTCTTGAGCCGCACGGCCGGCGCGATCAAATCAGCCGCGGTGCGCGGGCGCGATATCGTCGCCGAGCGGCTCGGCGCGGAGTACATAGTCGAAGTCGTCGCGTCGGAGGCGGAGGTCGGCTCGGGCGCGCTGCCCGTGAAGCCGCTCGAATCGTCGGCGATCCGCGT